One segment of Triticum aestivum cultivar Chinese Spring chromosome 2A, IWGSC CS RefSeq v2.1, whole genome shotgun sequence DNA contains the following:
- the LOC123186298 gene encoding dehydration-responsive element-binding protein 2C-like codes for MKQTPAPADQQQNRRRCCPLRQSRKGCMKGKGGPENQRCPFRGVRQRTWGRWVAEIREPNHGARLWLGTFATALDAARAYDAAARALYGDCARLNLAAPPLPPMTAIVPLPHAQEQQPPAHSTDTNNTTALCYSSSTSTVSMTTPTNLGTFDIEWSYYNAAGALELGDFEAYVAGLPKAEDFGLEGFQEVMGD; via the coding sequence ATGAAGCAAACGCCGGCGCCGGCGGACCAGCAGCAGAATAGGCGGCGGTGCTGCCCGCTCCGACAATCGCGCAAGGGGTGCATGAAGGGCAAGGGAGGGCCTGAAAACCAGCGATGCCCCTTCCGCGGCGTCCGCCAGCGCACCTGGGGTAGGTGGGTGGCCGAGATCCGTGAGCCCAACCACGGCGCCCGCCTCTGGCTTGGCACGTTCGCCACTGCGCTCGATGCCGCACGCGCATATGATGCTGCGGCAAGGGCGCTCTATGGTGACTGCGCACGCCTCAACCTGGCAGCACCTCCCCTTCCTCCCATGACCGCGATAGTTCCTCTCCCTCATGCGCAAGAGCAACAGCCTCCGGCTCATAGCACCGACACCAACAACACCACTGCACTGTGCTACTCCTCCTCAACCTCAACAGTGTCGATGACAACCCCCACTAACTTGGGCACATTTGACATTGAGTGGTCCTATTACAACGCGGCGGGGGCGTTAGAGTTGGGGGACTTCGAGGCATATGTGGCGGGGCTTCCCAAGGCGGAAGACTTTGGGTTGGAGGGGTTTCAGGAGGTGATGGGCGATTAA